In Borrelia coriaceae, the genomic stretch GCGAACTTTATTTTTACCTATTAAATCAAGATTGTAATTTGAATTAATATCAATGTCATCATTAGCTTTAATTACAACATCATCTTCAGCCTTAATACTAAAATCGACACAATTAATGTTGATGTTTTGATTTGCATTTAGATTGATATCGTGATCAGAATTTGCGTTGATTTGATTGTTAGATTTAATATCAATTTTATTAATGGTTTTTAATTTGATATCATCACAAGCCATTTCTAGATATTTGGGATTTATAATACTTAATATATAGAAATGATTTTTGTCAAAGTTAATATTATCATCGTGATTGAAAAGGTTGATATTAGATTGAAGTAATAATACCATTTCACCTTCATTTGGGTTTATGTTAATATTTGATATGTTTTGTGTTTCAATTTCGATGTTATCAAATTCTTCAATTATTACAACACCTTTTTGTG encodes the following:
- a CDS encoding DUF777 family protein translates to MHSNYEFYRMNQNLYGSALTQEEIKKWIFNNIFITKIGKVKTFDPNSQKGVVIIEEFDNIEIETQNISNININPNEGEMVLLLQSNINLFNHDDNINFDKNHFYILSIINPKYLEMACDDIKLKTINKIDIKSNNQINANSDHDINLNANQNININCVDFSIKAEDDVVIKANDDIDINSNYNLDLIGKNKVRIKSNNKIDISNNSETLKSILIDITYAITNLRVTGQAIIDESSRAGLYSLRNRIYDLLG